Proteins encoded in a region of the Raphanus sativus cultivar WK10039 chromosome 8, ASM80110v3, whole genome shotgun sequence genome:
- the LOC108821080 gene encoding tryptophan synthase beta chain 1, translated as MSSTKIQVRGQPLPMVLTRNHRMINSVVCGVQNKRHHYVSNVLRTIDPPLGSVPTRTDDSQFLRGDGNGRFGRFGGKFVPETLISPLKYLEDEFNFVLSDHEFQEELTTALRDYVGRETPLYFAGRLTEHYKNISQTTGGGPEIYLKREDLSHCGSHKINNALAQAMIARRLGCSRVVAATGAGQHGVATAAACAKLSLECTVFMGSTDIEKQSSNVLSMKLLGAQVKSVEGTFKDASSEAIRNWVGNLETTYYLSGTVVGPHPSPLMVREFQSVIGKETRRQANQLWGGKPDVLVACIGSGSNALGLFHEFVGDEDVRLVGVEAAGLGLDSGKHSATLAVGDVGVYHGSMSYLLQDDQGQILEPHSVGVGLEYPGVGPEISFLKETGRAEFYTATDQEAIQACMLLSRLEGIIPALEASHALAFLDKLVPTLRDGTKVVVNCSGRGDKDLDILIQRGMPSSLR; from the exons atGTCGTCGACTAAAATCCAAGTACGAGGGCAACCACTTCCTATGGTTCTGACAAGAAACCACCGTATGATAAACTCTGTTGTTTGTGGAGTTCAGAACAAAAGACACCACTATGTAAGCAATGTACTCCGTACGATTGATCCACCGTTGGGTTCTGTCCCAACAAGAACAGATGATAGCCAGTTTCTTCGTGGCGACGGTAACGGTAGATTCGGGAGGTTTGGTGGAAAGTTTGTACCGGAGACATTGATATCTCCCCTGAAATATCTCGAAGATgaattcaattttgttttgagCGATCATGAATTTCAg GAGGAGCTTACCACAGCGTTAAGAGACTACGTAGGAAGAGAAACGCCTCTCTATTTCGCCGGACGTCTAACCGAACACTACAAGAACATTTCTCAAACCACCGGAGGTGGACCCGAGATATACCTGAAAAGGGAAGATCTTAGCCACTGTGGGTCCCATAAAATCAACAATGCTCTCGCTCAAGCTATGATTGCCCGGCGGCTTGGTTGTAGCCGTGTGGTTGCGGCAACAGGAGCCGGTCAACATGGGGTCGCCACGGCGGCTGCTTGTGCGAAGCTCTCCTTGGAGTGTACTGTTTTCATGGGATCCACTGATATAGAGAAACAATCCTCTAATGTACTTTCCATGAAATTGCTTGGTGCTCAG GTGAAATCAGTGGAAGGAACATTTAAAGATGCGAGTTCAGAGGCTATTCGAAATTGGGTTGGAAACCTAGAAACCACATACTACTTATCCGGGACGGTGGTAGGACCGCACCCGAGTCCGTTAATGGTACGCGAGTTTCAATCCGTGATTGGGAAGGAGACGAGAAGACAAGCAAACCAACTATGGGGTGGTAAGCCTGATGTGTTGGTGGCTTGTATAGGGAGTGGCTCAAACGCATTGGGATTGTTCCATGAGTTTGTTGGGGATGAGGATGTGCGACTAGTAGGGGTCGAGGCCGCAGGACTGGGTCTCGACTCAGGGAAACATTCAGCTACCTTGGCAGTTGGAGATGTTGGTGTGTACCATGGCTCCATGAGCTACTTATTGCAAGATGATCAAGGACAAATACTTGAACCACACTCCGTAGGAGTAGG ATTAGAGTATCCCGGAGTTGGACCAGAGATTAGCTTTCTGAAAGAAACCGGAAGAGCTGAGTTCTACACAGCAACAGACCAAGAAGCCATCCAAG CGTGCATGCTATTGAGCAGATTGGAGGGAATAATCCCAGCTTTAGAAGCATCGCACGCGCTGGCTTTCCTCGACAAACTTGTTCCTACTCTGCGCGATGGTACCAAAGTGGTCGTGAATTGCAGTGGCCGTGGTGACAAAGATCTAGACATTCTCATCCAACGAGGCATGCCTTCTTCTCTTCGTTGA
- the LOC108821821 gene encoding cytochrome P450 77A3 — translation MDLTDVIIFLFALYFINLWWRRYFSAGNSQCNLNIPPGPKGWPLVGNLLQVISQRRHFVFLMRDLRKKYGPIFTMQMGQRTMIIVTDEKLIHEALVQRGPTFASRPPDSPIRLMFSVGKCAINSAEYGSLWRTLRRNFVTELVTPTRVKQCSWIRTWAMENHMKMIQKESVEKGYVEVMSQCRLTICSILICLCFGAKISEEKIKNIENVLKDVMLITSPTLPDFLPVFTPLFRRQVREARDLRKTQLECLVPLIKNRRAFVDAKESPNEEMVSPIGAAYVDSLFALKPAERGGELKDEEIVTLCSEIVSAGTDTSATTLEWALLHLVTDQNIQEKLYEEVVGVVGKNGVVEEDDVAKMPYLEAIVKETLRRHPPGHFLLSHAAVKDTELGGYDIPSGAYVEFYTAWVTENPEIWSDPGKFRPDRFLAGGDGVNADWTGTRGVTMLPFGAGRRICPAWSLGILHINLMLARMIHSFKWIPVPDSPPDPTETYAFTVVMKNSLKAQILSRD, via the coding sequence ATGGATCTTACTGATGTTATCATATTCTTGTTTGCTCTCTATTTCATCAACCTATGGTGGCGCCGTTACTTCTCCGCCGGAAACAGCCAGTGTAACCTCAACATCCCACCGGGGCCAAAAGGATGGCCACTAGTCGGAAACCTACTCCAAGTCATATCCCAACGTCGCCATTTCGTCTTCCTGATGCGTGACCTACGTAAAAAGTACGGTCCAATATTCACCATGCAGATGGGACAACGTACAATGATTATCGTCACGGACGAAAAACTCATCCACGAGGCTCTAGTCCAACGTGGCCCAACATTCGCTTCCAGGCCTCCGGACTCGCCGATCCGCCTCATGTTTAGCGTCGGAAAATGCGCTATAAACTCGGCTGAGTACGGATCTTTGTGGCGGACTCTGAGGAGGAACTTTGTGACGGAGCTCGTAACCCCGACGAGAGTGAAGCAATGCTCGTGGATAAGGACGTGGGCTATGGAGAATCATATGAAGATGATTCAAAAGGAGAGTGTTGAGAAAGGTTACGTCGAAGTTATGAGTCAATGTAGGCTAACGATATGCAGCATCTTGATATGTCTTTGTTTCGGAGCCAAGATCAGCGAGGAGAAGATCAAGAACATAGAGAATGTTCTTAAGGACGTTATGCTGATAACTTCTCCGACGTTACCGGACTTTTTACCGGTTTTCACTCCGTTGTTTCGTCGTCAAGTTAGAGAAGCGAGAGATCTAAGGAAGACGCAGCTCGAGTGTCTAGTGCCATTGATAAAAAACCGTCGTGCATTTGTTGACGCAAAAGAGAGTCCTAACGAAGAGATGGTGAGTCCTATTGGTGCAGCTTACGTGGATTCTCTGTTTGCTTTGAAGCCTGCTGAGAGAGGCGGTGAGCTTAAAGATGAAGAGATTGTGACTCTATGTTCGGAGATTGTCTCGGCGGGTACGGACACGAGCGCTACTACGCTTGAATGGGCGTTACTCCATCTAGTGACAGACCAAAACATTCAAGAGAAACTGTACGAGGAAGTTGTCGGAGTTGTAGGCAAAAACGGCGTCGTTGAAGAGGATGACGTGGCGAAAATGCCTTACTTGGAAGCAATAGTGAAAGAGACTCTCCGGAGACATCCCCCGGGACATTTTCTTCTCTCTCACGCCGCCGTTAAAGATACGGAGCTTGGAGGCTATGATATACCGTCAGGGGCATATGTGGAATTTTACACTGCTTGGGTTACTGAGAACCCGGAGATTTGGTCGGATCCTGGTAAATTTAGACCCGATAGGTTTTTAGCAGGTGGGGACGGTGTCAATGCTGACTGGACCGGAACACGAGGCGTGACAATGTTGCCTTTTGGCGCGGGTCGTCGGATCTGCCCGGCTTGGTCTCTTGGGATTCTACACATCAACTTGATGCTTGCTAGGATGATCCATTCGTTTAAATGGATCCCTGTACCGGATTCTCCACCCGACCCGACCGAAACTTACGCGTTTACGGTCGTGATGAAGAACTCTCTCAAAGCTCAGATCCTATCAAGGGATTGA